Proteins from one Triticum aestivum cultivar Chinese Spring chromosome 7A, IWGSC CS RefSeq v2.1, whole genome shotgun sequence genomic window:
- the LOC123148291 gene encoding malate dehydrogenase, chloroplastic has translation MASSATISSVGAQAALVSKPRNHGIGGLKASSSINFELGSSFLGKTGSLRASVTTRVVPKAKSGARILPEASYKVAVLGAAGGIGQPLGLLIKMSPLVSELRLYDIANVKGVAADLSHCNTPSQVMDFTGPAELASCLKGVDVVVIPAGVPRKPGMTRDDLFNINAGIVKSLIEAVADNCPDAFIHIISNPVNSTVPIAAEILKQKGVYNPKKLFGVSTLDVVRANTFVAQKKGLKLIDVDVPVVGGHAGITILPLLSKTRPSVTFTDEETEQLAKRIQNAGTEVVEAKAGAGSATLSMAYAAARFVESSLRALAGDPDVYECTYVQSELTELPFFASRVKIGKNGVESIISLDLEGITEYEANALEALKPELKASIEKGIEFAHKQQGAAASV, from the coding sequence ATGGCATCATCTGCTACCATCAGTTCAGTTGGCGCTCAGGCTGCTCTGGTTTCAAAGCCAAGGAATCATGGCATCGGTGGCTTAAAGGCGTCCTCATCAATTAACTTCGAATTGGGATCCTCGTTCCTGGGCAAGACTGGGTCTCTTCGGGCATCTGTTACCACAAGGGTTGTGCCCAAGGCGAAGTCTGGGGCTCGGATACTACCGGAGGCATCTTACAAAGTGGCGGTACTTGGTGCTGCTGGGGGCATCGGCCAACCATTGGGCCTGCTGATCAAGATGTCTCCTCTGGTCTCGGAGCTGCGACTGTACGATATTGCAAATGTCAAGGGAGTCGCTGCTGATCTCAGCCACTGCAACACACCTTCTCAGGTCATGGACTTCACTGGCCCAGCGGAATTAGCCAGCTGCTTGAAAGGTGTGGATGTTGTTGTCATCCCCGCCGGGGTCCCTAGAAAGCCTGGGATGACTCGTGATGATCTTTTCAACATCAATGCGGGCATCGTCAAGTCACTTATCGAGGCTGTTGCAGACAATTGCCCTGATGCCTTTATCCATATTATCAGCAACCCAGTCAACTCCACAGTGCCGATTGCTGCTGAGATTCTGAAACAGAAGGGTGTCTACAATCCCAAGAAGCTTTTTGGGGTTTCCACCCTAGATGTTGTCCGAGCTAACACATTCGTAGCTCAGAAGAAGGGCCTCAAGCTCATTGATGTTGATGTCCCAGTTGTTGGTGGTCATGCTGGAATTACAATCCTGCCTTTGTTGTCAAAGACGAGGCCATCTGTCACCTTCACGGATGAGGAAACTGAACAGCTGGCGAAGAGGATACAGAACGCTGGgacagaggtggtggaggcgaaAGCGGGTGCTGGATCTGCTACCCTGTCCATGGCTTATGCTGCTGCCAGATTTGTTGAGTCTTCACTCCGTGCACTGGCTGGTGATCCAGATGTTTATGAGTGCACGTATGTTCAGTCTGAGTTAACTGAGCTGCCATTCTTTGCGTCCAGAGTTAAGATTGGCAAGAATGGTGTTGAGTCCATCATTTCTTTGGACCTGGAGGGAATAACTGAGTACGAGGCCAATGCACTCGAGGCATTGAAGCCTGAGCTGAAGGCCAGCATCGAGAAGGGCATCGAGTTTGCGCACAAACAGCAGGGAGCCGCCGCATCTGTTTGA